Proteins encoded within one genomic window of Paludisphaera rhizosphaerae:
- a CDS encoding HAD family hydrolase, giving the protein MSRPKYRILALDVDGTLLNRHGELPPRTKAAVARAAAAGIRPVVCTGRRYRRAWPIAEMLELDAPIVCNSGSIVKEPADDGTLWRADLPADVAATLLDIFREHEQDVVAFNDRPHDQPDFRISRHPTGRLHFDDYVGQNLSHAEITDDWSAGPFFHICAVGSVEEMRAFERHVLQALGDHVRTFVQRSPRYVGTMCEVIRSDASKWSAVLHVAERWGVAPEEICAVGDDVNDLPMILGAGLGAVMPHAPEDVRAAADLVLPASDDGVADLVDRILS; this is encoded by the coding sequence ATGAGCCGGCCGAAGTACCGGATCCTGGCGCTGGACGTCGACGGCACGCTGCTGAATCGCCACGGCGAATTGCCCCCTCGCACCAAGGCGGCCGTCGCACGAGCGGCGGCGGCCGGGATCCGGCCGGTCGTCTGCACGGGCAGGCGCTATCGTCGCGCCTGGCCGATCGCCGAGATGCTGGAGCTGGACGCCCCCATCGTCTGCAACTCCGGGTCGATCGTGAAGGAGCCCGCCGACGACGGTACGCTCTGGCGGGCCGACCTGCCGGCGGACGTCGCCGCGACGCTGCTCGACATCTTCCGAGAGCACGAGCAGGACGTGGTCGCGTTCAACGACCGCCCCCACGACCAGCCCGACTTCCGGATCTCCCGCCACCCGACGGGTCGACTGCACTTCGACGACTACGTCGGCCAGAACCTCTCGCACGCGGAGATCACCGACGACTGGTCCGCCGGGCCGTTCTTCCACATCTGCGCCGTGGGGTCGGTCGAGGAGATGCGGGCCTTCGAGCGGCACGTTCTGCAAGCGCTGGGCGACCACGTCCGGACCTTCGTCCAGCGCAGCCCTCGGTACGTCGGCACGATGTGCGAGGTGATCCGCAGCGACGCCAGCAAGTGGTCGGCCGTGCTCCACGTCGCCGAGCGCTGGGGCGTCGCGCCGGAGGAGATCTGCGCGGTGGGCGACGACGTCAACGACCTGCCGATGATCCTGGGCGCCGGCCTGGGCGCGGTCATGCCCCACGCGCCGGAGGACGTCCGCGCGGCCGCCGACCTCGTCCTTCCCGCCTCCGACGACGGCGTCGCCGATCTGGTCGATCGGATCCTGTCCTGA